A genomic window from Pseudocitrobacter corydidari includes:
- a CDS encoding LysR family transcriptional regulator: MDKIHAMQLFIRVAELESFSRAADTLGLPKGSVSRQIQALENQLGCRLLHRTTRRVQLTQDGMVYYERAKDLLSNLEELDSMFQSDPSSVSGRLRVDMPVAVARNVVIPRLPAFLQHYPGIELELSSSDRLVDVIREGFDCVVRVGHLKDSGLIARPLGKLTVINCASPDYLARFGYPESLEALDDHAVVHYATSLGVRPQGFEVVIDNTTRWVKTGGVLTVNSTETYHAACLAGLGIIQVPRVGVREALRSGKLIEILPQYRAEPMPVSLIYPHRRNLSRRVHLFMEWLTEVMKEYVD, translated from the coding sequence ATGGATAAAATTCACGCAATGCAACTGTTCATCCGCGTGGCGGAACTGGAGAGTTTCTCCCGCGCCGCCGATACCCTCGGCCTTCCTAAAGGTAGCGTATCGCGCCAGATTCAGGCGCTGGAAAACCAGCTCGGCTGTCGTCTGCTGCACCGCACCACGCGCCGCGTTCAGCTGACGCAGGACGGCATGGTCTACTATGAGCGCGCCAAAGATCTGCTCAGCAATCTGGAAGAACTCGACAGCATGTTCCAGAGCGACCCCAGCAGCGTGAGCGGGCGGCTGCGCGTCGATATGCCCGTTGCCGTGGCGCGAAATGTGGTCATTCCCCGCCTGCCCGCGTTTTTGCAGCACTACCCCGGCATTGAGCTGGAGCTGAGCAGCAGCGACCGCCTGGTGGATGTCATTCGTGAAGGATTTGACTGCGTGGTACGCGTGGGTCATCTGAAGGATTCAGGATTAATCGCCAGGCCGCTCGGCAAACTGACGGTGATAAACTGCGCCAGCCCGGATTATCTGGCGCGATTCGGTTATCCAGAATCGCTGGAGGCACTCGACGACCATGCGGTGGTGCATTACGCCACCAGCCTCGGCGTGCGCCCGCAGGGGTTTGAAGTGGTGATAGATAACACCACGCGCTGGGTAAAAACCGGCGGCGTGCTGACGGTCAACAGCACCGAAACCTATCACGCCGCCTGCCTTGCCGGGCTGGGGATTATTCAGGTGCCGCGCGTTGGCGTGCGGGAGGCGTTACGCAGCGGTAAGCTCATCGAAATTCTGCCGCAGTACCGCGCAGAACCGATGCCGGTATCGCTGATTTATCCCCATCGCCGCAACCTGTCGCGGCGGGTACATCTTTTTATGGAATGGCTAACCGAGGTGATGAAAGAGTACGTTGATTAG
- a CDS encoding SDR family NAD(P)-dependent oxidoreductase — protein sequence MTQRIALVTGGSRGLGKNAVLKLAAQGTDIIFTWHSQQQAAQDLVKELQQTGVKAVALQLNVSDISTFGDFAQQVKGALKEMWQRDTFDYLVNNAGIGINAPFAETTEAQFDELLNIQFKGPFFLTQRLLPLIKNGGRILNVSTGLARFALPGFAAYAAMKGAMEVLTRYQAKELGERGIAVNVIAPGAIETDFGGGSVRDNAQINQYIASQTALGRVGMPDDIGDAIAALLSDKLGWMNAQRVEVSGGMFL from the coding sequence ATGACGCAACGTATCGCATTAGTGACTGGCGGCAGCCGTGGACTGGGTAAAAATGCCGTATTGAAGCTGGCGGCCCAGGGAACAGATATTATCTTTACCTGGCATAGCCAGCAGCAGGCGGCGCAGGATCTGGTGAAAGAACTTCAGCAAACGGGCGTGAAAGCGGTGGCATTACAGCTTAACGTCAGTGATATCAGCACGTTTGGTGATTTTGCGCAGCAGGTTAAAGGGGCGCTAAAAGAGATGTGGCAGCGCGACACGTTTGATTATTTAGTGAACAATGCCGGGATTGGCATTAATGCGCCGTTTGCCGAGACCACGGAAGCACAGTTTGATGAATTATTGAACATCCAGTTTAAGGGGCCGTTTTTCCTGACTCAGCGCCTGCTGCCGCTGATTAAAAATGGCGGGCGCATCCTGAATGTTTCGACGGGGCTGGCGCGTTTTGCGCTTCCGGGGTTTGCCGCTTATGCCGCCATGAAGGGCGCAATGGAAGTGTTAACGCGCTATCAGGCAAAAGAACTGGGCGAGCGCGGCATTGCGGTCAATGTGATTGCGCCGGGGGCGATAGAAACCGACTTCGGCGGCGGCAGCGTGCGCGATAATGCGCAGATTAATCAGTATATTGCCTCGCAAACCGCGCTGGGGCGCGTAGGTATGCCGGACGACATCGGCGATGCGATTGCCGCACTGCTGAGCGATAAACTCGGCTGGATGAACGCGCAGCGGGTAGAGGTTTCTGGGGGGATGTTTTTGTAG
- a CDS encoding DNA-binding response regulator, with translation MQVIMFDRQSIFIHGMKISLQENIPEVDIYAVSQADELWRRLLEYPEALLILDGDMDKSFCSWLLQEKAQQFPLSHTVIVASDCQQAWLKESLAWNVQAIVPRDESVETFVQAINGAVCGLMCLPGGWTFNYESEKRGLEQLSHRQREILELLANGESNKEISRTLNISAGTVKAHLESLYRRLDVKNRTQAAMLFSAHELPSQVCSE, from the coding sequence ATGCAGGTAATCATGTTTGACAGGCAGTCGATATTTATTCATGGAATGAAGATCAGTTTGCAGGAAAATATTCCTGAAGTAGATATTTACGCCGTCAGTCAGGCTGATGAACTGTGGCGACGGTTGCTGGAATATCCAGAGGCATTGCTTATTCTGGATGGCGACATGGATAAATCGTTTTGCAGTTGGTTATTGCAGGAAAAAGCGCAGCAATTCCCGTTATCGCATACGGTAATTGTGGCAAGTGATTGCCAGCAGGCCTGGCTGAAAGAGTCGCTTGCTTGGAATGTGCAGGCAATTGTGCCACGTGATGAAAGCGTCGAAACGTTTGTGCAAGCCATTAACGGCGCTGTCTGCGGGTTAATGTGCCTTCCTGGCGGCTGGACATTTAATTATGAAAGCGAAAAGCGTGGGCTGGAACAGCTTAGTCATCGCCAGCGTGAAATTCTGGAGCTACTGGCAAATGGCGAATCAAATAAAGAGATCAGCCGTACGTTGAATATCAGCGCCGGCACGGTGAAAGCGCATCTTGAATCGCTATACCGACGTCTGGATGTGAAAAATCGCACTCAGGCGGCGATGTTATTCAGCGCGCATGAACTCCCGTCCCAGGTCTGTTCGGAATAA
- a CDS encoding lysozyme — MPNTALRLSPEGLAFIKQCQGFSAEPYQDECHLWVVGYGHLIQGSEAFVTPLSQPQADALLQLDIYACERVLAREIEVPLVQIQYDALISLALSLGPETFAASAVVRYINQRQFAKALSVWLMETELNGVRSNGLNRQRQAECALFRTDLGREFMRAE, encoded by the coding sequence ATGCCTAATACAGCCCTGCGCCTCAGCCCGGAGGGGTTAGCGTTTATTAAACAATGTCAGGGATTTTCTGCCGAGCCCTATCAGGATGAATGTCATCTGTGGGTCGTAGGCTATGGTCATTTGATTCAGGGGAGTGAGGCATTCGTTACGCCGCTTAGCCAGCCACAGGCCGACGCGTTATTGCAGCTGGATATTTACGCCTGCGAGCGCGTACTGGCGCGCGAAATAGAAGTGCCGCTGGTTCAGATTCAATATGATGCGTTAATATCGCTGGCACTCAGTTTAGGCCCCGAGACATTTGCCGCTTCCGCTGTGGTGCGCTATATCAATCAGCGCCAGTTCGCGAAAGCACTTTCGGTATGGTTGATGGAAACAGAGCTAAACGGGGTGAGAAGCAACGGCCTGAACAGACAGCGTCAGGCCGAATGTGCCTTATTCCGAACAGACCTGGGACGGGAGTTCATGCGCGCTGAATAA
- a CDS encoding STY4199 family HEPN domain-containing protein: MMPTPSHQLFEHCLGVIRQASVEILNLLDMRVGEGKDPRWFLEQLDQARLNLGGWASVAKKLNLNDAELSEFTLQLRHLQKLVPHYERGQPITEDQLIAAARMVAALELMRRRQPLLVFESDSDADAEQLEALALRQLRMIQLMLIALIRQAWPDTTRLHNHLKLQFGADCVRGWLSRSKEGDILSGMQFSELALLVVDKKEFSRHYASLFHSPTLLTFHTDPRLTLHAFLDDIRLMRKAVVSQRTVSSTAFLLLDIYARQIATPIQRAFEQGRTLVNPASLMATDGNVVQHFWDEQRDFARLNGADDQPVHDSIERTRKKSARTVEARDKLISSGLWAAVGLMVLAMVVGGFWMFNTPPEAPTASASTTPAAGIEAPSRASPREQLANRGINWDINGLRSAIDRNDVEVVQLFMRGGMEWQLAWTEQALSAQHDEVIALLLRYRLQMDEPKPCRRFITALSHALAGGEALTSSRRDLLQAFCTRPAVVERQRREVDNARRRVKAEPTTYNKRWLDVQREIYAVIK; the protein is encoded by the coding sequence ATGATGCCTACTCCATCGCATCAATTATTTGAACATTGCCTTGGTGTGATCCGCCAGGCGTCTGTGGAGATCCTTAATCTGCTCGACATGCGTGTCGGAGAAGGTAAGGATCCTCGTTGGTTTCTGGAGCAACTGGATCAGGCCCGGCTGAATCTTGGCGGCTGGGCGAGCGTGGCGAAAAAGCTGAACCTCAATGATGCCGAGCTGAGCGAGTTCACCCTGCAACTTCGCCATTTACAGAAACTGGTACCGCACTATGAGCGCGGGCAACCCATCACCGAGGATCAGCTGATTGCTGCGGCGCGAATGGTGGCCGCGCTTGAGCTGATGCGTCGCCGTCAGCCGTTGCTGGTCTTTGAGAGCGACTCTGATGCGGATGCCGAGCAGCTGGAAGCCCTGGCGCTGCGGCAGCTGCGTATGATCCAGCTGATGCTGATCGCTCTTATTCGTCAGGCCTGGCCCGATACCACCCGTTTGCACAATCACCTCAAACTCCAGTTTGGCGCGGACTGCGTGCGGGGCTGGCTCTCGCGCAGCAAAGAGGGCGATATTCTCAGCGGCATGCAGTTCAGCGAGCTGGCGCTACTGGTGGTGGATAAAAAAGAGTTTTCGCGCCACTACGCTTCGCTTTTCCACAGCCCGACCCTGCTGACCTTCCATACGGATCCTCGTCTGACGCTGCATGCTTTTCTGGATGATATCCGCCTGATGCGCAAGGCGGTGGTCAGCCAGCGGACCGTGTCTTCCACCGCTTTTCTGCTGCTGGATATCTATGCCCGGCAGATTGCCACGCCGATTCAGCGCGCGTTTGAGCAGGGCAGGACGTTGGTGAATCCGGCCAGTCTGATGGCGACAGACGGTAACGTGGTGCAGCATTTCTGGGATGAGCAACGCGATTTTGCCCGGCTTAACGGTGCGGATGATCAGCCTGTCCATGACTCTATTGAACGTACTCGTAAAAAATCAGCGCGCACGGTGGAAGCGCGGGATAAATTAATCTCCTCGGGGCTGTGGGCCGCCGTGGGCCTGATGGTACTGGCGATGGTTGTTGGTGGATTCTGGATGTTCAATACGCCACCTGAAGCGCCAACGGCCAGCGCATCGACAACGCCTGCGGCGGGAATCGAAGCGCCGTCGCGCGCGTCACCGCGAGAACAGCTGGCGAATCGCGGTATTAATTGGGATATCAATGGATTGCGTTCGGCTATCGATCGTAACGACGTTGAGGTGGTGCAGCTTTTCATGCGCGGCGGAATGGAGTGGCAGCTCGCCTGGACGGAGCAGGCACTGTCGGCGCAGCACGATGAGGTGATTGCTTTGCTGCTGCGTTATCGCCTGCAAATGGATGAACCAAAACCCTGTCGGCGCTTTATCACCGCCCTGAGCCACGCACTGGCGGGCGGTGAAGCGCTCACATCGTCAAGAAGAGATCTTTTGCAGGCGTTTTGCACCCGCCCCGCCGTGGTGGAACGTCAACGACGGGAAGTGGATAACGCCCGCCGACGCGTGAAGGCTGAGCCGACGACATACAATAAGCGATGGCTGGACGTACAGCGCGAGATTTACGCCGTGATTAAATAG
- a CDS encoding alpha,alpha-trehalase, producing MFNQKIRNEESEALAIDVELCYEADPYELKLDEMLDAEPEPEVIEGLPASDALTPADRYLELFENVQRARIFSDSKTFPDCAPKKDPLDILIHYRRIKRKPGFDLRRFVEENFWPPELRDSEYVSDPDKSLKEHIDTLWPVLTREPQDHIPGSSLLALPQSYIVPGGRFSETYYWDSYFTMLGLAESGREDLLKCMADNFAWMIERYGHIPNGNRTYYLSRSQPPVFALMVELFEEDGVRGAKRYLDHLKMEYSFWMDGADSLIPNQAYRHVVRMPDGSLLNRYWDDRDTPRDESWIEDVETAQHSGRPPNEVYRDLRAGAASGWDYSSRWLRDTSRLASIRTTQFIPIDLNAFLFKLENTIANLSGLKGDKETQALFKQKASARRAAVTRYLWDEENGLFRDYDWRREQQALFSAASVVPLYVGMATHEQADRLALAVRARLLTPRGILATEYESGEQWDYPNGWAPLQWMAIQGFKLYGHDVLGNEIAHNWLETVNHFYRDHHKLIEKYHIAEGTPREGGGGEYPLQDGFGWTNGVVRRLIGLYGEP from the coding sequence ATGTTCAACCAGAAAATACGTAACGAAGAGTCCGAGGCCTTAGCCATTGATGTCGAGCTGTGCTACGAAGCGGATCCGTACGAATTAAAACTGGATGAAATGCTCGATGCCGAACCGGAGCCGGAAGTCATCGAGGGGCTGCCCGCCTCCGATGCCTTAACGCCAGCCGATCGTTATCTGGAACTGTTTGAAAACGTTCAGCGCGCACGCATTTTTAGCGATAGCAAAACGTTTCCTGACTGCGCGCCGAAAAAAGATCCGCTGGATATTCTTATCCACTATCGTCGCATCAAGCGCAAACCGGGTTTTGACCTGCGCCGCTTTGTGGAAGAGAACTTCTGGCCGCCGGAACTGCGCGACAGCGAGTACGTTTCGGACCCGGATAAATCCCTGAAGGAGCACATCGACACGCTCTGGCCGGTATTGACTCGCGAGCCGCAGGATCATATTCCCGGTTCGTCGCTATTGGCGCTGCCGCAGTCCTATATCGTGCCCGGCGGGCGCTTTAGTGAGACCTACTACTGGGACTCCTACTTCACCATGCTTGGCCTGGCGGAGAGCGGTCGGGAAGACCTGCTGAAATGCATGGCCGATAACTTTGCGTGGATGATTGAGCGCTACGGGCATATTCCTAACGGCAACCGCACCTATTATCTCAGCCGCTCGCAGCCGCCGGTGTTTGCTCTGATGGTGGAGCTGTTTGAAGAGGATGGCGTGCGCGGCGCGAAACGTTATCTCGACCATCTGAAGATGGAGTACAGCTTCTGGATGGATGGCGCGGATTCGCTCATTCCCAATCAGGCCTATCGCCACGTGGTGCGCATGCCGGACGGTTCATTGCTCAACCGTTACTGGGACGATCGCGACACGCCGCGTGATGAGTCATGGATTGAGGATGTCGAAACGGCGCAGCACTCAGGTCGTCCGCCCAATGAGGTGTATCGCGACCTGCGCGCCGGGGCGGCATCCGGTTGGGACTATTCCTCACGCTGGCTGCGCGATACGTCGCGACTGGCGAGCATACGTACCACCCAGTTTATTCCCATCGATTTGAACGCTTTTCTGTTCAAACTGGAAAACACCATCGCTAATCTTTCCGGTTTGAAGGGCGATAAAGAGACGCAGGCGCTGTTTAAGCAGAAAGCCAGCGCACGCCGTGCAGCGGTGACGCGTTATCTGTGGGATGAAGAAAATGGTCTGTTCCGCGATTACGACTGGCGTCGCGAGCAACAGGCGCTGTTCTCCGCCGCCAGCGTCGTGCCATTGTATGTCGGCATGGCGACGCATGAACAGGCAGACCGGCTGGCGCTTGCCGTCCGCGCCCGGTTGCTCACGCCACGCGGCATTCTGGCGACAGAGTATGAAAGCGGCGAGCAGTGGGATTACCCGAACGGCTGGGCCCCGCTACAGTGGATGGCGATTCAGGGATTCAAGCTCTACGGCCACGACGTGCTGGGCAACGAAATCGCCCACAACTGGCTGGAGACGGTGAATCATTTCTATCGCGACCACCATAAGCTGATTGAGAAGTATCACATCGCCGAAGGCACGCCGCGCGAAGGGGGCGGCGGGGAGTATCCGTTACAGGATGGTTTCGGCTGGACCAACGGCGTGGTACGCCGTTTGATTGGTTTGTACGGCGAGCCTTAA
- a CDS encoding SdiA-regulated domain-containing protein — protein sequence MKNKKSKIFAGFIIIFVCIFSFYYYITNYPQIDNYHVTIDAKQISGLEGGLSGLTWNKDTQTLFAVTDAPSLILELSTDGKVLRRIKTDKPADLEAIEYIGNQRFYLSKEKSGTLAIVTINNDTQKVDISHAETYRPAVQAEKQNSGVEGLAWKPELSRMVTAQEKKPVRIFNILDNEGVFKTDKSPLNELMLSWYVRDISGMDFDGSTSNLYILSDISQKVVLVDREHNLKFMSLTAGHYGLSRDIPQPEGIATDGTGSLYIVSEPNLFYKFSPR from the coding sequence ATGAAGAATAAAAAATCTAAAATATTTGCAGGCTTTATTATTATTTTTGTTTGTATTTTCTCTTTCTATTACTACATCACAAATTACCCACAAATAGATAACTACCACGTCACGATCGACGCTAAACAGATTTCGGGTTTAGAGGGCGGATTATCCGGTCTGACCTGGAATAAAGACACGCAGACGCTGTTCGCTGTCACCGATGCGCCCTCGTTAATTCTGGAACTTAGCACGGATGGAAAGGTGCTGCGCCGTATCAAAACGGATAAACCCGCTGACCTTGAGGCGATTGAATATATCGGCAATCAACGCTTCTACCTTTCCAAAGAAAAGAGCGGCACGCTGGCTATCGTTACCATTAATAACGATACGCAAAAAGTGGATATCAGCCATGCCGAAACTTATCGTCCGGCAGTTCAGGCGGAAAAGCAAAACAGCGGCGTGGAAGGATTAGCCTGGAAACCTGAACTGTCTCGCATGGTGACAGCCCAGGAGAAAAAACCCGTCCGGATTTTTAATATCCTCGATAACGAAGGGGTATTCAAAACGGACAAAAGCCCGCTCAATGAATTAATGCTCTCCTGGTATGTGCGCGATATCTCCGGAATGGATTTTGATGGCTCGACGTCTAACCTCTATATTCTCTCCGACATTTCGCAAAAAGTCGTGCTGGTCGACCGCGAACATAACCTGAAATTTATGTCGCTGACGGCGGGTCATTACGGTCTTTCCCGTGATATTCCACAGCCGGAAGGTATCGCCACCGACGGCACGGGTAGTCTTTACATCGTCAGCGAACCGAATCTGTTTTATAAATTCAGCCCGCGTTAA
- the gorA gene encoding glutathione-disulfide reductase — protein sequence MTKHYDYIAIGGGSGGIASINRAAMYGQKCALIEAKELGGTCVNVGCVPKKVMWHAAQIREAIHMYGPDYGFDTTINDFDWNKLIASRTAYIDRIHTSYDNGLAKNKVDVIKGFARFVDAKTVEVNGETITADHILIATGGRPSHPDIPGVEYGIDSDGFFALPALPKRVAVVGAGYIAVELAGVINGLGAETHLFVRKHAPLRTFDPLITETLVEVMNAEGPTLHTQAIPKAVVKNTDGSLTVELEDGRSQTVDCLIWAIGREPATDNFNLAATGVKTNDKGYIVVDKFQNTNVPGIYAVGDNTGAVELTPVAVAAGRRLSERLFNNKPDEHLDYSNIPTVVFSHPPIGTVGLTEPQAREQYGDDAVKVYKSSFTAMYTAVTTHRQPCRMKLVCVGPEEKIVGIHGIGFGMDEMLQGFAVALKMGATKKDFDNTVAIHPTAAEEFVTMR from the coding sequence ATGACCAAACATTACGACTATATCGCTATTGGCGGCGGCAGCGGCGGCATCGCCTCGATTAACCGTGCGGCGATGTACGGCCAGAAGTGCGCGCTGATTGAAGCCAAAGAGCTGGGCGGCACCTGCGTTAACGTCGGTTGCGTGCCGAAAAAAGTGATGTGGCATGCCGCGCAAATCCGCGAAGCCATCCACATGTATGGCCCGGACTACGGTTTTGACACCACCATCAACGACTTCGACTGGAACAAGCTGATTGCCAGCCGCACAGCCTACATTGACCGTATTCATACCTCGTATGACAACGGCCTGGCGAAAAACAAAGTCGACGTAATTAAAGGCTTTGCCCGCTTTGTTGATGCGAAAACTGTGGAAGTGAACGGGGAAACGATCACTGCCGATCATATCCTGATCGCCACCGGCGGTCGCCCAAGTCACCCGGATATTCCGGGCGTGGAGTACGGTATTGACTCCGACGGTTTCTTCGCGCTGCCGGCATTGCCGAAACGCGTTGCGGTGGTCGGCGCGGGCTACATTGCCGTTGAACTGGCTGGCGTGATTAATGGCCTGGGCGCGGAAACGCACCTGTTTGTGCGTAAACACGCGCCGCTGCGCACCTTCGACCCGCTGATTACCGAGACGCTGGTTGAAGTCATGAACGCGGAAGGCCCAACGCTGCATACCCAGGCTATTCCTAAAGCGGTCGTGAAAAACACCGACGGCAGCCTGACCGTTGAACTGGAAGATGGCCGCAGCCAGACGGTAGATTGCCTGATTTGGGCGATTGGCCGTGAACCGGCGACAGACAACTTCAATCTGGCCGCAACGGGCGTGAAAACTAACGATAAAGGCTACATCGTCGTCGATAAATTCCAGAACACCAACGTTCCGGGAATTTATGCGGTGGGCGATAACACCGGTGCCGTTGAACTGACGCCGGTTGCGGTGGCCGCAGGTCGTCGTCTCTCAGAGCGTCTGTTTAACAACAAGCCGGATGAGCATCTGGATTACAGCAACATTCCGACCGTGGTCTTCAGCCACCCGCCCATCGGCACCGTCGGTTTAACCGAACCGCAGGCACGTGAGCAGTATGGCGACGACGCCGTGAAGGTCTATAAATCCTCCTTCACCGCCATGTATACCGCTGTTACCACGCATCGCCAGCCGTGCCGTATGAAGCTAGTTTGCGTTGGCCCGGAAGAGAAAATTGTCGGTATTCACGGCATCGGTTTTGGTATGGATGAAATGCTGCAAGGCTTCGCCGTGGCGCTGAAAATGGGCGCAACCAAAAAAGATTTCGATAATACCGTGGCAATTCACCCGACAGCGGCGGAAGAGTTTGTTACTATGCGTTAA
- a CDS encoding 23S rRNA (adenine(2030)-N(6))-methyltransferase RlmJ: protein MLSYRHSFHAGNHADVLKHTVQSLIIESLKEKEKPFLYLDTHAGAGRYQLSSEHAERTGEYLEGIARIWQQDDLPAELEPYISVVQHFNRSGQLRYYPGSPLIARQLLREQDSLMMTELHPSDFPLLRSEFQKDDRARVEKADGYQQLKSKLPPVSRRGLILIDPPYEIKTDYQAVVTGIHEGYKRFATGTYALWYPVVLRAQIKRMIKDLEATGIRKILQIELAVRPDSDQRGMTASGMIVINPPWKLEQQMNAVLPWLHSKLVPNGIGHTTVSWIVPE from the coding sequence ATGCTCAGTTATCGCCACAGCTTTCACGCTGGCAACCACGCCGACGTCCTTAAACACACCGTTCAGAGCCTGATCATCGAATCACTGAAAGAGAAAGAGAAACCGTTTCTCTATCTGGACACCCATGCGGGCGCGGGCCGTTACCAGTTAAGCAGCGAGCATGCCGAACGTACCGGTGAATATCTGGAAGGTATTGCCCGCATCTGGCAACAGGACGATCTGCCTGCCGAACTGGAGCCATACATCAGCGTGGTACAGCACTTCAACCGCAGCGGCCAGTTGCGCTACTACCCAGGTTCTCCGCTGATTGCCCGCCAGCTGCTGCGTGAACAAGACAGCCTGATGATGACCGAACTGCACCCAAGCGATTTCCCACTATTGCGTTCCGAGTTCCAGAAAGACGATCGTGCGCGCGTGGAAAAAGCCGACGGTTATCAGCAACTCAAATCCAAACTGCCGCCGGTTTCTCGTCGTGGCCTGATCCTCATCGACCCGCCGTACGAAATCAAAACCGATTACCAGGCGGTGGTGACGGGCATTCACGAAGGCTATAAGCGCTTTGCGACAGGCACCTATGCGTTGTGGTACCCGGTCGTCCTGCGTGCGCAAATCAAACGCATGATCAAAGACCTGGAAGCCACCGGCATCCGTAAAATCCTGCAAATCGAGCTGGCGGTACGCCCGGACAGCGATCAGCGCGGCATGACCGCGTCCGGCATGATTGTTATCAACCCGCCGTGGAAGCTGGAACAGCAGATGAACGCCGTTCTGCCATGGCTGCACAGCAAGCTGGTGCCAAATGGTATCGGCCACACCACGGTAAGCTGGATCGTGCCTGAGTAA